One Halobacterium zhouii genomic region harbors:
- a CDS encoding helix-turn-helix domain-containing protein, with the protein MPKYSTGGAGGGGGGQSCELCGSSSDSLRTANVAGAELTVCPSCASHDETQKKTEASDDEQERKRKAAQNTARQFDARTGDSTRWEEEGTNYESDRLPYLVSDYGERVVRARQDAGFQREEVAEELDIDEKDLLAVEQGRATQASVGGSVVAALEEFLDVELADE; encoded by the coding sequence ATGCCAAAGTACTCGACCGGCGGCGCCGGCGGTGGCGGCGGCGGGCAGAGCTGCGAACTCTGCGGGTCGTCCTCGGACTCGCTGCGCACCGCGAACGTCGCTGGCGCGGAGCTGACGGTCTGTCCGTCGTGTGCGAGCCACGACGAGACGCAGAAGAAGACCGAGGCGAGCGACGACGAGCAGGAGCGAAAGCGCAAGGCGGCCCAGAACACTGCGCGGCAGTTCGACGCCCGGACCGGCGATTCGACGCGCTGGGAGGAGGAGGGGACGAACTACGAGAGCGACCGCCTCCCGTACCTGGTTTCGGACTACGGCGAGCGCGTGGTTCGCGCCCGCCAGGACGCGGGGTTCCAGCGCGAGGAGGTCGCCGAGGAACTCGACATCGACGAGAAGGACCTGCTCGCTGTCGAGCAGGGCCGCGCGACCCAGGCGAGCGTCGGCGGGTCGGTCGTCGCCGCACTCGAGGAGTTCCTCGACGTGGAACTCGCGGACGAGTAG
- the purF gene encoding amidophosphoribosyltransferase translates to MSRGRSDDAVFDRPTEKCGVVGVSLADRDAALPTYYALYALQHRGQESAGIVTHDGFQQHQHVGMGLVGDAFDEDDVEALRGNAGIGHVRYPTAGSVDKSCAQPFSVSFKGGALGLSHNGNLVNADEVRARLADQGHAFTSDGDTEVIAHDLARNLLEADLVPAVERTMNRIHGSYSLTITHDDTVLGVRDPLGNRPLVLGELEDGYVLASESAAIDTFGGDLVRDVRPGELVVLHEDGAGYDSHQLVEEPNTAHCFFEYVYFARPDSVVDEELVYEVRRELGRHLWREAGVDSDVVMPVPDSGRAFASGYAEQAQDAGSGVEFAEGLMKNRYVGRTFIMPTQSARERAVRLKLNPIRSTVEGRSVTLVDDSIVRGTTSSQLVDLLREAGANEVHVRIGAPPITAPCYMGIDMATRDELIAADRSTEEIADEIGADSLSYLPLDAVTAAIGKSEADLCAGCVTGEYPFDVAGEESDRDAERPDVDAPADD, encoded by the coding sequence ATGTCACGCGGCCGCAGCGACGACGCCGTGTTCGACCGACCGACCGAAAAGTGCGGCGTCGTCGGCGTCTCGCTCGCCGACCGCGACGCCGCGCTCCCCACGTACTACGCGCTGTACGCCCTCCAGCACCGCGGCCAGGAGTCCGCGGGCATCGTCACCCACGACGGCTTCCAGCAACACCAGCACGTCGGCATGGGGCTGGTCGGCGACGCCTTCGACGAGGACGACGTCGAGGCACTCCGCGGGAACGCCGGCATCGGGCACGTCCGCTACCCGACCGCCGGAAGCGTGGACAAGTCGTGTGCACAGCCCTTCTCCGTCTCGTTCAAGGGCGGCGCGCTCGGTCTGAGCCACAACGGGAATCTCGTGAACGCCGACGAGGTCAGGGCGCGCCTCGCAGACCAAGGCCACGCGTTCACGAGCGACGGCGACACCGAGGTCATCGCCCACGATCTCGCACGGAACCTCCTCGAGGCCGACCTCGTGCCCGCCGTCGAACGCACGATGAACCGCATCCACGGGTCGTACTCGCTGACCATCACGCACGACGACACCGTCCTCGGTGTGCGCGACCCCCTCGGCAACCGCCCGCTCGTGCTCGGCGAACTCGAGGACGGCTACGTGCTCGCCAGCGAATCCGCGGCCATCGACACGTTCGGCGGCGACCTGGTCCGGGACGTCCGGCCGGGCGAACTCGTCGTCCTCCACGAGGACGGCGCGGGCTACGACTCCCACCAGCTGGTCGAGGAGCCGAACACCGCCCACTGCTTCTTCGAGTACGTCTACTTCGCGCGCCCCGACTCGGTCGTCGACGAGGAACTCGTCTACGAGGTGCGCCGCGAACTCGGCCGCCACCTCTGGCGGGAGGCCGGCGTCGACAGTGACGTCGTGATGCCCGTCCCGGACTCCGGGCGCGCGTTCGCCTCCGGCTACGCCGAGCAAGCCCAGGACGCCGGTTCCGGCGTGGAGTTCGCGGAGGGGCTGATGAAGAACAGGTACGTCGGCCGGACGTTCATCATGCCGACCCAGTCGGCTCGCGAGCGCGCCGTTCGCCTCAAACTCAACCCCATCAGGTCGACTGTCGAGGGGCGATCGGTCACCCTCGTCGACGACTCAATCGTTCGCGGCACCACGAGCAGCCAACTCGTCGACCTCCTTCGGGAGGCGGGCGCGAACGAGGTCCACGTCCGCATCGGCGCGCCGCCAATCACCGCGCCCTGCTACATGGGCATCGACATGGCGACCCGCGACGAACTCATCGCCGCCGACAGATCGACCGAGGAGATCGCCGACGAGATCGGCGCGGACAGCCTCTCCTACCTCCCGCTGGATGCCGTCACCGCGGCCATCGGGAAGTCCGAAGCCGACCTCTGTGCTGGCTGTGTGACCGGCGAATATCCTTTCGACGTCGCTGGCGAGGAGAGTGACAGGGACGCCGAACGCCCCGACGTCGATGCGCCCGCGGACGACTAG
- the panB gene encoding 3-methyl-2-oxobutanoate hydroxymethyltransferase yields the protein MPTVKDIRQQAGEEPITMLTAYDAPTAAVVDDAGVDMILVGDSMGNTALGYDTTLPVTVDEIASTTGAVSRATEDALVVADMPFLSFGADEAAAIENCGRMLKEEDADAVKLECGPHTVELTERLTNLGIPVMAHLGLTPQHVNQLGGFFRQGTDQDAAQAMLELAEQHEEAGAFSLVLEHVPANVAADITDALDIPTIGIGAGPDTDGQVLVVNDILGLSERTPPFSEQFGDVKGEMERAVEDYRDAVESGEFPAEEHSHVEEGVENLY from the coding sequence ATGCCGACGGTCAAGGACATCCGCCAGCAGGCCGGCGAGGAGCCGATCACGATGCTCACCGCGTACGACGCGCCCACCGCCGCAGTCGTGGACGACGCGGGCGTCGACATGATCCTCGTTGGGGACAGCATGGGGAACACCGCGCTCGGCTACGACACCACGCTCCCCGTCACGGTCGACGAGATCGCGAGCACCACGGGCGCCGTCTCGCGCGCCACCGAGGACGCGCTCGTCGTCGCGGACATGCCCTTCCTGAGCTTCGGTGCGGACGAAGCCGCCGCCATCGAGAACTGCGGCCGAATGCTCAAAGAGGAGGACGCCGACGCCGTGAAACTGGAGTGTGGCCCGCACACCGTCGAACTCACCGAGCGCCTCACGAACCTCGGGATTCCCGTGATGGCTCACCTCGGTCTCACGCCCCAGCACGTCAACCAACTCGGCGGCTTCTTCCGGCAGGGCACCGACCAGGACGCCGCCCAGGCGATGCTCGAACTCGCCGAACAGCACGAGGAAGCCGGCGCGTTCTCGCTGGTCCTCGAGCACGTCCCCGCGAACGTCGCCGCCGACATCACCGACGCCCTCGACATCCCCACCATCGGCATCGGCGCCGGCCCCGACACCGACGGCCAGGTGCTCGTCGTCAACGACATCCTCGGCCTCTCCGAGCGCACGCCGCCGTTCTCCGAGCAGTTCGGCGACGTCAAAGGCGAGATGGAGCGGGCCGTCGAAGACTACCGGGACGCCGTCGAGTCGGGTGAGTTCCCTGCCGAGGAGCACAGCCACGTCGAGGAGGGCGTCGAGAACCTCTATTAG
- a CDS encoding DUF7127 family protein: MRLSEFNDQTNGLVRQYDYGDATTVVADLGVSDDTATVDVVDGTAILVFESSGGEPVQRELELPGGEVAKALINNGIVTIEVRQ; this comes from the coding sequence ATGCGTCTCAGCGAATTCAACGACCAGACGAACGGCCTGGTACGCCAGTACGACTACGGGGACGCGACCACCGTCGTCGCAGACCTCGGTGTGAGCGACGACACGGCCACAGTCGACGTCGTCGACGGAACCGCTATCCTCGTCTTCGAATCGAGTGGCGGCGAGCCCGTCCAGCGAGAGTTGGAACTACCCGGCGGGGAAGTGGCGAAAGCGCTTATCAATAACGGCATCGTCACTATCGAGGTACGACAATGA
- a CDS encoding HAD family hydrolase, giving the protein MTDGSAADDVDADEYAAVVYDLDGTLADLDVDWAQVESEVGARLREVGVDPDHHETWELLSAAEDAGIGAQVNALISQHEIGGALRSTRLPTVDELAAQSVPVGVCSLNCELAVRAALEKHDLDGLVDVVVGRDTVASRKPDPGPLLAAVEELGVEPADVLFVGDSEKDAETAERAGTKFQWV; this is encoded by the coding sequence GTGACCGACGGGAGTGCCGCCGACGATGTCGACGCTGACGAGTACGCCGCCGTCGTGTACGACCTCGACGGGACGCTGGCGGACCTGGACGTGGACTGGGCACAGGTCGAGTCGGAGGTGGGGGCGCGCCTGCGAGAGGTGGGCGTGGACCCGGACCACCACGAGACGTGGGAATTGCTCAGTGCCGCCGAGGACGCGGGCATCGGCGCGCAGGTGAACGCGCTCATCTCCCAGCACGAGATCGGCGGTGCGCTTCGCTCGACGCGCCTGCCGACCGTGGACGAACTCGCAGCGCAGTCCGTCCCCGTGGGTGTCTGCTCGCTGAACTGCGAACTGGCGGTGCGTGCGGCCCTGGAGAAACACGACCTCGACGGCCTCGTGGACGTCGTCGTCGGACGGGACACCGTTGCGTCGCGCAAGCCCGACCCGGGGCCGCTGCTCGCTGCTGTCGAGGAACTCGGCGTGGAACCGGCGGACGTGCTGTTCGTCGGGGACTCCGAGAAAGACGCCGAGACGGCAGAGCGCGCGGGTACGAAGTTCCAGTGGGTGTGA
- a CDS encoding M20/M25/M40 family metallo-hydrolase: MDDERREFLYDLLDTASPAGFEADGQRVWVEYVSEFADVRTDAYGNAVATYDGSDGDADSPEFAFAGHADEVGFIVASVSEDGFLRIEPIGGVDNTVSEGTQIHVHTTDGVVNGVIGQTATHLRGFGGDEEAADVTEQHVDIGAEDGDHARELVEIGDPATPAAGVHELAGTRLAGRALDNRAGAWVAAEALRRAAERGVDCTVHAVSTVQEELGTKGAQMVAFDLDPDAAVVVDVTHAGDNPTYPGKRATEVELGGGPTVARGAANHPLVVRAVRDAGEDEGIDVQVETNGLRTGTDADAFFTARGGTPTLMLGIPNRYMHTPAEVVDTDDLTDAAAVLAAFAAANEDRESFAVDV, from the coding sequence ATGGACGACGAACGACGCGAGTTCCTGTACGACCTGCTCGACACCGCCAGCCCCGCCGGCTTCGAGGCCGACGGCCAGCGCGTCTGGGTGGAGTACGTCTCCGAGTTCGCGGACGTGCGGACCGACGCCTACGGTAACGCGGTCGCGACGTACGATGGCAGTGATGGTGACGCTGATTCCCCCGAGTTCGCGTTCGCCGGCCACGCCGACGAGGTCGGGTTTATCGTCGCGAGCGTCTCTGAGGACGGCTTCCTCCGCATCGAACCCATCGGCGGTGTGGACAACACGGTGAGCGAGGGTACCCAGATACACGTCCACACCACCGACGGCGTGGTCAACGGCGTCATCGGCCAGACCGCGACCCACCTTCGGGGGTTCGGCGGCGACGAGGAGGCGGCGGACGTCACCGAACAGCACGTCGATATCGGCGCAGAGGACGGCGACCACGCGCGGGAACTCGTAGAGATCGGTGACCCCGCGACGCCCGCGGCAGGCGTCCACGAACTAGCGGGGACGCGACTCGCCGGGCGAGCACTCGACAACCGCGCCGGCGCGTGGGTCGCCGCGGAGGCGCTCCGTCGCGCCGCCGAACGCGGCGTCGACTGCACGGTCCACGCTGTCAGCACGGTCCAGGAGGAACTCGGCACGAAGGGCGCCCAGATGGTGGCCTTCGACCTCGACCCGGACGCCGCCGTCGTGGTGGACGTGACTCACGCGGGCGACAACCCGACGTACCCGGGGAAGCGCGCGACGGAAGTCGAACTGGGAGGCGGCCCGACGGTCGCCCGCGGCGCGGCGAACCATCCGCTGGTCGTGCGGGCAGTCCGGGACGCCGGCGAGGACGAGGGCATCGACGTGCAGGTGGAGACAAACGGCCTCCGAACGGGGACGGACGCGGACGCGTTCTTCACGGCGCGCGGCGGCACGCCGACGCTGATGCTCGGCATCCCGAACCGGTACATGCACACGCCTGCGGAGGTCGTGGACACCGACGACCTGACCGACGCCGCGGCGGTGCTCGCGGCGTTCGCGGCGGCGAACGAGGACCGCGAGTCGTTTGCAGTGGACGTCTGA
- a CDS encoding alanyl-tRNA editing protein, which produces MTASLAPTDPYTTSFASRVTGVDGTAVTLAETYFYPEGGGQPADRGTLGGVPVAHVRETDSGVVHELESEPGFGVDDEVQGEVDPEFRRYCMRAHTASHVLYGAGRRVLDDLGYGGFDISPEKVRVDFETSTDITDDVLVELERLTNRAVWDSHDVTWGEVPTEAAHEREDIAFNTKTEEGVMSDADAIRVVEVGDWDAAACGGTHVRNTSEIGPVEVLARSNPGEGLTRVEFAVGPSAVERRADVRRASRAASRALGVPEGELAGEVERLQTDRDDLQDELADLRMDAIRTRLEDLGDLERGGEWWRVGTVSEFDANDVGDAAKDVVGGDGDAADVVAVAGGDDRAFVVVAATPDATDPEAVVGAVTEEFGGGGGGGATFAQGGGIDAAPREIVQFVRER; this is translated from the coding sequence ATGACAGCGTCGCTCGCGCCGACCGACCCGTACACGACGTCCTTTGCCAGCCGAGTGACTGGCGTCGACGGGACGGCGGTGACGCTCGCGGAGACGTACTTCTACCCGGAAGGCGGTGGCCAACCGGCCGACCGCGGAACGCTCGGCGGCGTTCCGGTCGCGCACGTCCGGGAGACCGACAGCGGTGTCGTCCACGAACTCGAATCGGAACCGGGGTTCGGTGTCGACGACGAGGTGCAGGGTGAGGTCGACCCCGAGTTCCGCCGGTACTGTATGCGCGCTCACACGGCGAGCCACGTCCTCTATGGGGCCGGACGGCGCGTTCTCGACGACCTCGGTTACGGCGGGTTCGACATCTCCCCCGAGAAGGTGCGCGTGGACTTCGAGACGAGTACTGACATCACGGACGACGTGCTCGTCGAACTGGAGCGCCTGACGAACCGCGCGGTGTGGGACTCCCACGACGTGACGTGGGGTGAGGTGCCGACCGAGGCCGCTCACGAACGAGAAGACATTGCGTTCAACACGAAGACCGAGGAGGGCGTGATGAGCGACGCGGACGCCATCCGCGTGGTCGAGGTCGGCGACTGGGACGCCGCAGCCTGCGGCGGGACGCACGTTCGCAACACGAGCGAGATCGGACCGGTCGAGGTGCTCGCGCGTTCGAACCCCGGGGAGGGGCTGACGCGCGTGGAGTTCGCGGTCGGCCCGTCGGCCGTCGAGCGCCGCGCCGACGTCCGTAGAGCGAGTCGCGCGGCGTCCCGCGCGCTCGGCGTTCCTGAGGGTGAACTCGCTGGCGAAGTCGAGCGCCTCCAGACTGACCGCGACGACCTCCAGGACGAACTCGCGGACCTCAGGATGGACGCCATTCGCACGCGACTCGAGGACCTCGGCGACCTCGAACGCGGCGGCGAGTGGTGGCGCGTCGGCACCGTTTCAGAGTTCGACGCGAACGACGTCGGCGACGCCGCGAAGGACGTCGTGGGGGGAGACGGGGACGCTGCGGATGTCGTCGCCGTCGCCGGTGGCGACGACCGCGCGTTCGTCGTGGTCGCGGCGACGCCGGACGCTACGGACCCCGAGGCAGTGGTCGGGGCAGTGACCGAGGAGTTCGGCGGCGGCGGTGGCGGCGGCGCGACGTTCGCGCAGGGCGGTGGCATCGACGCCGCTCCACGCGAAATCGTGCAGTTCGTCCGCGAGCGGTAG
- a CDS encoding DUF5822 domain-containing protein yields the protein MPELQERTDPEGVDYGWVMQTTFVLTIVVGAPVVTGLSLLYELPTWASRVSFAVRVGAIVWILTALGAYWYERRRQR from the coding sequence ATGCCGGAGTTACAGGAGCGCACCGACCCCGAGGGCGTCGACTACGGGTGGGTGATGCAGACCACGTTCGTGCTCACCATCGTGGTCGGCGCTCCCGTCGTCACCGGGCTGTCGCTGCTCTACGAGTTGCCGACGTGGGCGTCTCGCGTCTCCTTCGCGGTGCGCGTCGGCGCCATCGTCTGGATTCTCACCGCGCTCGGTGCGTACTGGTACGAGCGCCGGCGGCAACGCTGA
- a CDS encoding DUF420 domain-containing protein, which translates to MADGFARRNVESLAAVLSVVSIALVVGAVRGVVPVAVLPRASDSVLHAIPAVNAGISAVAIVTILAGWRWIRRGEIRKHRAAMLTTTVLFAAFLALYLYRVALVGTTPFPGPEGVYTFVYLPILAVHIGLAIVCIPLLYYALLLAGTRPVRDIYDTNHAKVGRVAASLWLISFSLGIVVYLLLYVVY; encoded by the coding sequence ATGGCCGACGGATTCGCGCGCCGGAACGTCGAGTCGCTCGCGGCAGTGTTATCTGTCGTCTCCATCGCGCTCGTGGTGGGTGCCGTCCGCGGCGTTGTGCCAGTGGCCGTGCTCCCGCGTGCGTCGGATTCGGTTCTGCACGCGATTCCAGCGGTGAACGCCGGCATCAGCGCCGTCGCCATCGTCACCATCCTCGCTGGCTGGCGCTGGATCCGCCGCGGCGAGATTCGCAAACACCGCGCCGCGATGCTGACGACGACGGTGCTGTTCGCGGCCTTCCTCGCGCTCTATCTCTACCGCGTCGCGCTGGTCGGAACGACGCCGTTCCCCGGCCCCGAGGGAGTCTACACGTTCGTCTACCTGCCGATTCTGGCGGTCCACATCGGTCTCGCCATCGTCTGCATCCCGCTGCTGTACTACGCGCTGCTGCTCGCGGGAACCAGGCCGGTACGCGATATCTACGACACGAACCACGCGAAGGTGGGACGAGTGGCGGCCTCGCTATGGTTGATCTCGTTCTCACTCGGCATCGTCGTCTACCTGCTGTTGTACGTCGTGTACTGA
- a CDS encoding LSM domain-containing protein, with the protein MSGRPLDILEDSLEETVTVRLKGGEEFTGVLTGYDQHMNLVVEGEDTTVIRGDNVVTIEP; encoded by the coding sequence ATGAGTGGCCGACCGCTCGACATCTTGGAGGACTCCCTGGAGGAGACCGTTACGGTCCGACTCAAGGGCGGCGAGGAGTTCACGGGCGTGCTGACGGGCTACGACCAGCACATGAATCTGGTCGTAGAAGGGGAAGACACAACCGTTATCCGTGGCGATAACGTCGTCACAATCGAACCATGA
- a CDS encoding acyl-CoA dehydrogenase family protein produces MNLTAEQRQIRDAVREFAAEEIRPTAAAGDREQSFPEDVWDGLGDIGVTAMTVPEAHGGLDVDTLTYSVVNEEVAYGALSVATALSVHCLATSCIAEFGSEALKEEWLPDMADGRPVGAFALSEPDAGSNPAQMSTRAERVEGEDGDEYVLNGKKQWITNGKRSDVVIVFAKVDGDDDKITQFLVPKDTDGLEVGKKEDKLGLRASDTTSLLFEDCRIPTEYRLTEEGRGMSAALHILTGGRVGIASQAVGLAQAGLDAALEYADEREQFDQKLSDIQTIRHKLADMQTQTRAARLLARDAARMADAGEDNRMEAAQAKYFASEAAVDVTNEAVQIHGGYGYTTDFDVERFYRDSKITTIYEGTSEIQKEIIARGLLD; encoded by the coding sequence ATGAACCTGACCGCCGAACAGCGCCAGATACGCGACGCCGTGCGCGAGTTCGCCGCCGAGGAGATCCGACCGACCGCGGCGGCGGGCGACCGCGAGCAGTCGTTCCCCGAGGACGTGTGGGACGGACTCGGCGATATCGGCGTCACCGCGATGACCGTGCCCGAGGCCCACGGCGGTCTCGACGTGGACACGCTGACGTACAGCGTCGTCAACGAGGAGGTCGCGTACGGCGCGCTCTCGGTCGCCACCGCGCTCTCCGTGCACTGCCTCGCCACGTCCTGTATCGCGGAGTTCGGGAGCGAGGCCCTCAAGGAGGAGTGGCTTCCCGACATGGCCGACGGCCGGCCGGTCGGTGCGTTCGCGCTGTCGGAGCCCGACGCCGGGTCGAACCCCGCCCAGATGTCCACGCGCGCCGAGCGAGTGGAGGGTGAGGACGGCGACGAGTACGTCCTGAACGGGAAGAAGCAGTGGATCACGAACGGGAAGCGATCGGACGTCGTCATCGTGTTCGCGAAGGTCGACGGCGACGACGACAAGATCACGCAGTTCCTCGTGCCCAAGGACACCGACGGCCTGGAGGTCGGAAAGAAGGAGGACAAACTCGGCTTGCGCGCCAGCGACACCACGAGCCTGCTGTTCGAGGACTGCCGGATTCCCACGGAGTACCGCCTCACCGAGGAGGGCCGGGGCATGTCGGCGGCGCTCCACATCCTCACGGGCGGGCGCGTCGGCATCGCCTCGCAGGCCGTTGGCCTCGCGCAGGCCGGCCTCGACGCCGCCCTTGAGTACGCCGACGAGCGCGAGCAGTTCGACCAGAAACTCTCGGATATCCAGACCATCCGGCACAAACTTGCGGACATGCAGACCCAGACCCGCGCCGCCCGCCTGCTCGCCCGCGACGCCGCGCGCATGGCGGACGCCGGCGAGGACAACCGCATGGAGGCCGCCCAGGCGAAGTACTTCGCCAGCGAGGCGGCCGTCGACGTCACCAACGAGGCCGTCCAGATCCACGGCGGCTACGGCTACACGACTGATTTCGACGTCGAGCGCTTCTACCGCGACTCCAAGATCACGACTATCTACGAGGGCACCAGCGAGATCCAGAAGGAGATCATCGCGAGGGGGCTGCTGGACTGA
- a CDS encoding 50S ribosomal protein L37e: protein MTGAGTPSQGKKNTTTHTKCRRCGEKSYHTKKKECSSCGFGKSAKRRDYEWQGKTGDN from the coding sequence ATGACCGGGGCAGGAACACCCAGCCAGGGGAAGAAGAACACCACGACGCACACGAAGTGTCGCCGCTGCGGCGAGAAGTCCTACCACACGAAGAAGAAGGAGTGCTCGAGTTGCGGCTTCGGGAAGTCCGCGAAGCGCCGCGACTACGAGTGGCAGGGCAAGACCGGCGACAACTGA
- a CDS encoding DUF7504 family protein, translated as MSDSEMRSTLARPASTLDLTPGEQLLFEKASKGPPFDQLPEEAFDNLLVVSTALSPSVIEQQITAHGHDPRSVGVVPITATDYRYDGPLWVSQRVEPSDLTGISIEVSKGFGYLEPSQGWLTFDSISTLLMYAEEDRVYRLLAWLASNSRENEVRSVFSLVRSMLADESYQRFRGLWDDVVSETG; from the coding sequence ATGAGTGATAGCGAGATGCGGTCAACGCTAGCGCGTCCCGCGTCCACGCTCGACCTCACTCCCGGTGAGCAACTGCTCTTCGAGAAGGCTTCAAAAGGGCCGCCGTTCGACCAACTTCCCGAGGAGGCGTTCGACAACCTCCTCGTCGTCTCCACGGCGCTTTCACCGAGCGTCATCGAACAACAGATAACGGCCCACGGCCACGACCCACGCTCGGTCGGGGTCGTCCCGATTACCGCGACGGACTACCGGTACGACGGCCCGCTCTGGGTGAGCCAGCGCGTCGAACCGAGCGACCTGACCGGCATCAGCATCGAGGTGAGCAAGGGCTTTGGCTACCTCGAACCCTCGCAGGGGTGGCTGACGTTCGACTCCATCAGCACACTCCTGATGTACGCCGAGGAGGACCGCGTCTACCGCCTGCTCGCGTGGCTGGCGTCGAACAGCCGCGAGAACGAGGTTCGTAGCGTGTTCTCACTCGTCCGGTCGATGCTCGCCGACGAGTCCTACCAGCGCTTCCGCGGCCTCTGGGACGACGTGGTCTCCGAAACAGGCTAG
- a CDS encoding alpha/beta fold hydrolase encodes MDTVRHDGRSTAYRVTDRSGTDAGRGSEATDTAAPVLCVHGSGGTHAVWKSQLGRLSRDRPVAALDLSGHGDSEDTAADAGPDALDAYARDVLAVADETDARVFVGNSLGGAVVLRAVLDHGARPDAVVLAGSGAKLAVTEDLRRWLAGSDGGFERAIEFLHGDDLLFHDATDQALEFSEQAMREAGREVVERDFRSCHTFDVRDRLGDVDCPVFALTGEYDRLTPPKYHEYVAENVPDGEWTTVPDAAHLSMLETPEAFNDEIRRFLDDRQI; translated from the coding sequence ATGGACACCGTCAGGCACGACGGGCGCTCGACGGCGTACCGCGTCACCGACCGCAGCGGCACCGACGCCGGACGCGGTTCGGAGGCAACTGACACCGCCGCGCCGGTGCTCTGCGTCCACGGCAGCGGCGGCACCCACGCCGTCTGGAAGTCCCAACTCGGCAGGCTCTCGCGCGACAGACCGGTCGCCGCACTCGACCTGAGCGGCCACGGCGACAGCGAAGACACCGCCGCCGACGCCGGACCGGACGCGCTCGACGCGTACGCACGTGACGTGCTCGCCGTCGCCGACGAGACCGACGCGCGTGTGTTCGTCGGGAATAGCCTCGGCGGCGCCGTCGTGCTCCGCGCCGTCCTCGACCACGGCGCGAGACCTGACGCCGTCGTGCTCGCCGGCTCCGGCGCGAAACTCGCGGTCACCGAGGACTTGCGGCGGTGGCTCGCGGGCTCGGACGGCGGCTTCGAGCGCGCTATCGAGTTCCTCCACGGCGACGACCTGCTTTTCCACGACGCCACCGACCAGGCACTCGAGTTCTCGGAGCAGGCGATGCGCGAGGCCGGCCGCGAAGTGGTCGAACGCGACTTCCGGTCCTGTCACACGTTCGATGTGCGAGACCGACTCGGCGACGTCGACTGCCCCGTGTTCGCGCTCACCGGCGAGTACGACCGCCTCACCCCGCCAAAATATCACGAGTACGTCGCGGAGAACGTCCCGGACGGCGAATGGACCACCGTCCCGGACGCCGCCCACCTCTCGATGCTCGAGACGCCCGAGGCGTTCAACGACGAGATTCGTCGGTTCCTGGACGACCGACAGATCTAA